DNA from Neoarius graeffei isolate fNeoGra1 chromosome 17, fNeoGra1.pri, whole genome shotgun sequence:
GATGTGTTGTTATCTACAGCCTTTTTGTAGCCATCTTCAAGGGTGGTCCACTTCCTAGCTACCCTGTCGACATCGAACTGCATTTGGAACTGGTTTTTGAGCTTCTCCGAAACTTCCTGCCAGAAGGACCGCTTCTTCCCCCTTGCCATCTTGATTCTTTTGTTCAGCTCAGTTAGATTGCCAGGCAGTTCGGCTTCATCCTTTAGGAGGTGTTCCCTCATTACATCTATGAGGTACAGGGTGTGCTCTCTGGAGAACACCTGGTTCACAGGCAGCTCTGCAGCAATGTTCTCTAGaataggacagacagacagagatcatAAACGggtaaatgacatttttttagtAGCAGACGTCAGGCAGTACAACCACAGCTAATGCCCATAAGTTCATTAATAATTGGTAATTAATGTACAAGCAATGAATGTGCTTCTTAGCcattgcagtaaaaacaaaataaTCATGTAATCTATACAATAGTGGCATTAGCTGTGGTTGCACTATCCTGACTTCTGCTACTACAAAAACGTCAATGACCCAAACAAGAAAATGTAATTCCAAGGAATTGAGTGCATGATGTGGGCTTTGAAATATATGGCTGCATTATAATATTGGTTGTTAGGTACACGTAGATGGTGATGGAACTGGGATGGCTTGATAGAGGATACTTTAATGTTGTGTGGCTGCTGCAACTCTTATTTCTCTGCATGTTATAATTTCACTGCATGTTTTACTTTGTAATtctatgcatgtgacaaataaaactcCTTGTATCCTTGTACAGTTGTGAGAACAGGCAATCACCTGTTGTAGACCTGCGGGGTACAATCTGCAGAGCAGTGGTGAAGTCAGCATCCACATACAATGTGTGTTCCCCTTCCCGTTGGTAGAGGGTTTGCGACACTGGTTGGGTCATCCCCTCGTCCCAGAACAGCATGTCGTCGCTGGCGTAAACTACAGACAAAAAACTTTCACTTGAGTAAATTCCATAACAGTTCATACAAGGACGCGGAgcaatcgttagcaatagcgtctgctctggataggtaaaaacaaaccataacacatttttaaaggaaacggatttctaacgtattatattacacttgttaatgacgcaacattgcatagacacc
Protein-coding regions in this window:
- the LOC132901097 gene encoding uncharacterized protein LOC132901097, coding for MLFWDEGMTQPVSQTLYQREGEHTLYVDADFTTALQIVPRRSTTENIAAELPVNQVFSREHTLYLIDVMREHLLKDEAELPGNLTELNKRIKMARGKKRSFWQEVSEKLKNQFQMQFDVDRVARKWTTLEDGYKKAVDNNTSTGKGPTKFQFYKEMGELLGGQHDIDFPVVGTSKGITVRRPEAIKPMKQPLMQHDSSNEEGELSSPTAQSSDSEGTSTSRPPFAQKRKRGEETVTRVITCFKECEEAAQRRHEEMMEQIKTTNALFKQMLQNVREQQ